One window from the genome of Dermacentor silvarum isolate Dsil-2018 chromosome 5, BIME_Dsil_1.4, whole genome shotgun sequence encodes:
- the LOC125945805 gene encoding tigger transposable element-derived protein 6-like: MTSDIFQAWLRQLDRRFSANKRKILLLVDNCSAHTRVTGLECIKLVFLPANTTAALQPLDQGIIQHVKSRYRKHVLERILLCKEAGREYDLTLLTAIHILAHVWSETPPAVIANSFRHSGFVHPDDSDIPPEATPEDTCKPTGNVDDEVNDTCFDSVLPSGVQILDYVAIDYHVAVAGPLTDDDILSEVLEEDQNHCSDDDGQDEPPTRRRRTVQEAAEALAVLEEFCVCSCDSERAHHHLMGLNKIVLSEIPTARQTKITHFFKK; the protein is encoded by the coding sequence ATGACCTCGGATATTTTCCAAGCTTGGCTGCGCCAGCTCGACCGCCGCTTCTCTGCTAACAAGCGCAAGATTTTACTTCTAGTTGACAACTGCAGTGCTCATACCAGAGTGACAGGGCTGGAGTGCATCAAACTTGTATTTCTACCTGCAAACACGACGGCTGCTCTGCAACCGCTGGATCAAGGGATAATTCAGCACGTAAAAAGCAGGTACAGAAAGCATGTGCTGGAACGGATCCTGCTGTGCAAGGAAGCAGGGCGAGAATATGACCTGACTCTCCTGACCGCAATTCACATTTTAGCGCATGTCTGGAGCGAAACGCCGCCCGCGGTCATTGCAAATTCTTTCCGGCACAGCGGCTTTGTCCACCCTGACGACTCGGATATTCCTCCAGAGGCCACTCCAGAGGACACCTGCAAGCCCACTGGAAATGTGGACGACGAGGTGAATGACACGTGTTTTGACTCTGTCCTTCCTAGTGGCGTCCAGATTTTAGACTACGTCGCTATAGACTATCATGTTGCCGTTGCTGGTCCGCTGACTGACGATGATATATTATCGGAAGTGCTTGAAGAGGACCAAAATCACTGTTCCGATGATGACGGTCAAGATGAGCCGCCAACGCGACGTCGCCGCACCGTGCAGGAGGCCGCCGAAGCCCTCGCTGTCCTCGAGGAGTTCTGCGTTTGTTCTTGCGACAGTGAACGTGCGCACCACCACCTGATGGGATTAAATAAGATCGTTCTGTCAGAAATTCCGACGGCGAGGCAGACGAAAATAACGCACTTTTTCAAGAAATAA